One window of the Methylocystis parvus OBBP genome contains the following:
- a CDS encoding GlcG/HbpS family heme-binding protein: MCVDAVDIPGEIVMNSRSIFFPAIALIAVISNAAPAGAELLTLKALSTPIALSIAQTAYESCVHQGYNVSVSVVGLEGQPLVSLRGDGTSPHTIENSLRKAYTSRTFRIPSGEFAQRVKDNPTSGQVHLANIVAAQGALPIKTGDTVIGAVGVSGAPGGEKDEACAKAAIDKVADQLK; encoded by the coding sequence ATGTGCGTCGACGCTGTCGACATCCCCGGAGAGATCGTCATGAATTCGCGTTCCATTTTTTTCCCGGCCATTGCGCTGATCGCCGTCATATCAAATGCGGCGCCGGCGGGAGCCGAGCTTCTGACGCTGAAAGCCTTATCGACTCCGATCGCGCTCAGCATCGCGCAAACCGCCTATGAGTCCTGCGTGCATCAAGGCTATAACGTCTCGGTCTCCGTCGTCGGGCTCGAGGGCCAGCCGCTCGTTTCCTTGCGTGGCGACGGCACCTCGCCTCATACGATCGAAAACAGCCTGCGTAAGGCGTACACGTCTCGCACCTTCCGCATCCCGTCAGGAGAATTCGCCCAGCGCGTGAAGGACAATCCGACCTCGGGCCAGGTGCATCTCGCCAATATTGTCGCAGCGCAGGGCGCGCTGCCGATAAAGACGGGCGACACGGTGATCGGCGCCGTCGGCGTCTCCGGGGCTCCCGGCGGCGAAAAAGACGAGGCCTGCGCCAAGGCCGCAATCGACAAGGTCGCCGATCAGCTGAAGTGA
- a CDS encoding phage tail assembly protein, giving the protein MYHRIVTLSEPIEIPGQATIRTIGLRVPRFADYMSIGMPFTWVEVGTGGYQQETPELLQAWIERLADIDPNFLALLGLRDTLELKGAIADFFREALAPAPSPSSSGPLPASSSSASAGPTGPSRI; this is encoded by the coding sequence ATGTATCACCGCATCGTTACCTTATCGGAGCCGATCGAAATTCCGGGACAAGCCACAATCCGGACAATCGGATTGCGGGTGCCGAGATTCGCCGACTACATGTCGATCGGTATGCCCTTCACCTGGGTTGAGGTCGGCACTGGCGGCTATCAGCAGGAGACGCCTGAATTGCTGCAGGCCTGGATCGAGCGCCTTGCCGATATCGACCCCAACTTTCTCGCGCTGCTTGGCCTTCGTGACACCCTCGAGCTGAAGGGCGCTATCGCCGATTTTTTCCGGGAGGCCCTGGCTCCGGCTCCCTCGCCGAGCAGCTCAGGGCCGTTGCCCGCGTCCTCGTCTTCCGCTTCGGCTGGGCCCACTGGACCGTCGAGGATATGA
- a CDS encoding P63C domain-containing protein translates to MTEADDDDGGRAKGGFARAAALSAEERSESARKAALARWHKNEGEDAEDIIEIDEEALATLQEDELEVDPAMPVARWRGNLNIVGMEVPCYVLDNGARVIGRTSATEVLTRVKGLGALEKLLGVKSLEPFINKDLVLVRFVPFRLPEVEGLGKAVKGLPADLFIEICQGFVSALQASFDPKSPYPKMTDRQRQMAIQASMFLSACAKVGLEALIDEATGYQYDRAEDALQVKLRAFIADELRGWEKTFPDELWAEFGRLTGWKGNLHSRPKWWGKLVIEMIYDTLEPPVAEYLRNNKPPPGIHWHRQLTENLGVRALVSRCYEIIGMAKECRDMRELRDKVARHYGRSVVQFSFSLPMPEKK, encoded by the coding sequence ATGACCGAAGCTGACGATGATGATGGCGGTCGCGCGAAGGGTGGATTTGCGCGCGCTGCGGCCCTTTCTGCAGAGGAAAGAAGCGAGAGCGCACGGAAGGCCGCTCTGGCAAGATGGCATAAAAATGAAGGAGAAGACGCGGAAGACATAATTGAGATTGATGAGGAAGCGCTGGCAACGCTCCAAGAGGACGAACTTGAGGTTGATCCTGCGATGCCCGTCGCGCGCTGGCGCGGAAATCTCAACATCGTCGGGATGGAAGTGCCGTGCTACGTGCTAGACAACGGTGCCAGAGTCATTGGGCGCACGTCGGCAACTGAAGTTCTCACGCGCGTCAAAGGCCTCGGAGCGCTCGAAAAATTATTGGGGGTAAAATCACTAGAACCATTCATTAACAAGGACTTGGTTCTCGTGCGATTTGTGCCCTTCCGATTGCCAGAGGTTGAGGGTCTTGGGAAAGCGGTGAAAGGTCTTCCCGCCGACCTCTTTATTGAGATTTGTCAAGGCTTTGTATCGGCACTACAGGCGTCATTCGACCCTAAGTCACCATATCCAAAAATGACTGATCGACAACGGCAGATGGCGATTCAGGCGAGCATGTTCCTTTCTGCGTGCGCGAAAGTTGGCCTCGAAGCTCTGATCGACGAGGCAACTGGATACCAATATGACCGAGCCGAAGACGCATTGCAGGTCAAACTGCGTGCATTCATCGCAGATGAGCTTCGCGGTTGGGAAAAAACGTTCCCAGATGAGCTTTGGGCTGAGTTTGGGCGTTTGACTGGATGGAAGGGGAACCTACACAGCCGGCCAAAATGGTGGGGGAAGCTTGTGATCGAGATGATTTACGATACGCTTGAACCTCCTGTTGCCGAGTATCTCCGCAACAATAAGCCGCCGCCAGGTATTCATTGGCATAGGCAACTTACCGAAAATCTTGGCGTCCGCGCGCTCGTTTCAAGGTGTTACGAAATTATCGGCATGGCGAAGGAATGCCGTGACATGCGGGAGTTGCGTGACAAAGTCGCGCGGCACTACGGGCGCAGCGTCGTGCAATTCAGCTTTTCTTTGCCGATGCCTGAGAAGAAGTAG
- a CDS encoding DUF1501 domain-containing protein: protein MLIKTSRREWLRGAAYGLGGYAISGALPGGGWFGVPDADAASFVDPLAPKAPHFEPKVKSVIWLHMDGAPSTLDLFDYKPELVRLAGQEVPESFLKGIKTSTQGGVGKLFASNRTWKQYGQSGAWFSDWVPNIAQHADKLTFIKSSVTVGATHDISILKLNTGDLSPGRPSLGAWVTYALGSANPDLPPYVVLYSGKREPRAGSVNWSSGFLPAVYQGTAFRPGAQPILHQAPPDLIGLQQQRESLDLLKKLNDLRAEAHPEDTELEARTRSYDLAYRMEATAPEAVDLSKETDATKALYGLNDDASKDYGTALLRARRLVERGVRFIQVVSGPIEGSGVGDDANWDAHRQLEKNHGMHTRAVDKPIGGLLTDLAERGLLDQTLVIWTSEFGRTSYGQSGDGRDHNPWGYTQWLAGGGLKHGFTYGQTDEIGLKTVENPVDTYDIHATVLQLLGLDHLKTIYKRAGRAERPTVVYGKVVQDVLA, encoded by the coding sequence ATGTTGATCAAAACCTCTCGCCGCGAATGGCTGCGCGGCGCCGCCTATGGTCTCGGCGGCTACGCGATCAGCGGCGCGTTGCCTGGCGGCGGCTGGTTCGGCGTCCCCGACGCCGACGCCGCCAGCTTTGTCGACCCGCTTGCGCCCAAGGCGCCGCATTTCGAGCCGAAGGTGAAGTCCGTTATCTGGCTTCACATGGACGGCGCGCCGTCGACGCTCGATCTCTTCGACTATAAGCCCGAGCTCGTCCGGCTCGCCGGGCAGGAAGTGCCGGAATCATTCCTCAAGGGCATCAAGACGTCGACGCAGGGCGGCGTCGGAAAGCTCTTCGCTTCCAACCGCACCTGGAAGCAATATGGTCAAAGCGGCGCATGGTTCTCGGATTGGGTTCCGAATATCGCGCAACACGCCGACAAGCTCACCTTTATCAAATCAAGCGTCACCGTCGGCGCGACGCATGACATTTCTATCCTCAAGCTCAACACGGGCGATCTGTCGCCCGGCCGCCCGTCGCTCGGCGCCTGGGTCACCTATGCGCTCGGTTCGGCGAATCCGGATCTGCCGCCCTATGTCGTTCTCTATAGCGGCAAGCGCGAGCCGCGGGCGGGCTCGGTGAACTGGAGCTCCGGCTTCCTGCCCGCCGTCTATCAGGGCACGGCTTTCCGGCCGGGCGCCCAGCCGATCCTGCATCAGGCGCCGCCCGATCTGATCGGCTTGCAGCAGCAGCGCGAGAGCCTCGATCTCTTGAAGAAACTGAACGATCTGCGGGCGGAAGCGCATCCGGAGGACACCGAGCTCGAAGCGCGCACGCGCTCCTACGACCTCGCCTACCGAATGGAAGCCACCGCTCCAGAAGCCGTCGACCTGTCAAAGGAGACCGACGCAACGAAGGCGCTATACGGACTCAATGACGACGCCAGCAAGGATTACGGCACCGCGCTGCTGCGCGCCCGCCGCCTCGTCGAACGCGGCGTACGCTTCATCCAGGTGGTCTCGGGTCCGATCGAAGGCTCTGGCGTCGGCGACGACGCGAATTGGGATGCGCATCGCCAACTGGAAAAGAACCACGGCATGCACACGCGCGCGGTGGACAAGCCGATCGGCGGCCTCCTTACCGACCTTGCCGAGCGCGGGCTTCTCGATCAGACGCTCGTCATCTGGACGTCGGAATTCGGCCGCACGTCCTACGGCCAAAGCGGCGACGGTCGCGACCACAATCCCTGGGGCTATACGCAATGGCTTGCGGGCGGCGGTCTGAAGCACGGCTTCACCTATGGCCAGACGGACGAGATCGGACTTAAGACAGTCGAGAACCCGGTCGACACCTACGACATTCATGCGACCGTGCTGCAGCTTCTGGGCCTCGACCACCTCAAGACGATCTACAAGCGGGCCGGACGCGCCGAACGGCCCACGGTCGTTTACGGCAAGGTCGTCCAGGACGTCCTCGCCTAG
- a CDS encoding helix-turn-helix domain-containing protein — MSLSPGQLRAGRALIGWSQDQLAEASKVAKATIANFEAGKRQPYPRTLDDLRDALEAAGVIFIDENGEGPGVRLKKVQQDNQTA, encoded by the coding sequence ATGTCGCTTTCGCCTGGGCAACTGCGGGCAGGCCGCGCACTGATCGGTTGGTCCCAGGATCAATTGGCCGAAGCTTCCAAAGTGGCAAAAGCAACAATCGCCAATTTTGAGGCCGGAAAGCGCCAGCCGTATCCACGAACGCTTGACGATCTTCGCGATGCACTCGAGGCGGCCGGCGTGATTTTTATCGATGAAAACGGTGAAGGGCCGGGAGTAAGGTTGAAAAAAGTCCAGCAAGACAACCAAACCGCTTAA
- a CDS encoding DUF1549 and DUF1553 domain-containing protein, with product MKSAVKKAYLATLLSISVASLAAATEAKPGEPPASSATVEPSKPSKPHWSWQPAQAQFLPNVNKKDWVRSPLDAFVLSKIEGKGVAPSKDADRATFIRRATLDAWGFVPTPEEVDAFVNDTSADAYEKLIDRLLASPRYGERQARLWLDLARYADSTGFQNDNTRPNLFRYRDYVIKSFNEDKPYSRFLQEQIAGDEIAPGDQEILVATGFLAGYPDNSNSRDLIQRKYQIATDIVDTIGQAILGTTVGCARCHNHKTDKFTQKDYYSLQAFFANTAFEEKAPAKKGDQELAYEAAQAIYDEATKDIRAKQRAIIDSVRDAALKYHKERYLTDSRESIFKPKEQWNALDRWVNHRLDAVTDQPQLAAFLRYAAEDKSAPEHNPEIVQKFEEYQKLTRELQKYADKKPSRGANTFTTATELGHPDSPPTFIFFGGNHEKPLEEVQPAFPEGMTSEKPDVKPTATSSGRRTALANWLASPSNPLTARVFVNRIWNQYFGKGVVATVSDFGKAGDKPTNPELLDYLADRFVKDGWSVKKLHRDILLSSTYRQSSDYREEVAKVDPENKLLAVFPRKRLEAEEIRDSILLASAKLNGEVGGPSVFPPLPSNLSGGNNFNADPAWTTSKDPKDYTRRSIYIFTRRSLPYPLLETFDMANAQQIHSKRDVTTTPLQALTLYNSDQVFQWSQALAGRVINEAGADESARIDRLYQILFSRKATEVEKEALRGFLDQHQKTIAQKGEDGKLSIALPIGAKERPTDPLRAAAFVDLVHTVVNSNDFVYRF from the coding sequence ATGAAGAGCGCAGTCAAGAAAGCCTATCTCGCCACCCTATTGAGCATCTCCGTCGCCTCCCTTGCGGCGGCCACGGAAGCGAAGCCCGGCGAGCCGCCAGCTTCGAGCGCGACGGTTGAACCTTCCAAGCCCTCCAAGCCTCATTGGTCCTGGCAACCGGCGCAGGCTCAGTTTCTTCCCAATGTGAACAAGAAAGACTGGGTGCGCTCCCCGCTCGACGCGTTCGTCCTCTCGAAGATCGAAGGCAAGGGCGTCGCACCGTCGAAAGACGCCGACCGCGCCACTTTCATTCGGCGCGCGACCCTTGACGCCTGGGGATTTGTGCCGACGCCGGAGGAAGTCGACGCCTTCGTCAACGATACGTCCGCGGACGCATATGAAAAGCTGATCGACCGCCTTCTCGCCTCGCCGCGCTATGGCGAACGCCAGGCGCGTCTGTGGCTGGACCTCGCGCGCTATGCAGATTCCACGGGCTTCCAGAACGACAATACGCGCCCCAATCTGTTTCGCTATCGCGATTACGTCATCAAGTCGTTCAACGAGGACAAGCCCTATTCCCGCTTCCTTCAGGAGCAGATCGCCGGCGACGAGATTGCGCCCGGCGATCAGGAAATTCTGGTCGCGACCGGCTTCCTTGCGGGCTATCCCGACAACAGCAATTCGCGCGACCTGATCCAGCGCAAATATCAGATCGCCACGGATATCGTCGATACGATCGGCCAGGCGATACTCGGCACGACAGTCGGATGCGCGCGCTGCCACAACCACAAGACCGACAAGTTCACGCAGAAGGACTATTACTCGCTGCAGGCGTTTTTCGCGAATACGGCTTTCGAGGAGAAGGCCCCTGCGAAGAAGGGCGATCAGGAGCTCGCCTATGAGGCGGCCCAGGCTATTTATGACGAGGCGACGAAGGACATCCGGGCCAAGCAGAGGGCGATCATAGACAGCGTCCGCGACGCGGCGCTCAAATATCACAAGGAACGTTACCTCACCGACAGCCGCGAATCCATCTTCAAGCCGAAGGAGCAATGGAACGCGCTCGATCGCTGGGTGAACCATCGTCTCGATGCGGTGACGGACCAGCCGCAGCTCGCCGCCTTCCTGCGCTACGCGGCCGAAGACAAGTCCGCGCCCGAGCACAACCCCGAAATCGTGCAGAAATTCGAGGAATACCAAAAGCTCACGCGCGAACTCCAGAAATACGCGGACAAAAAGCCCTCGCGCGGCGCGAACACTTTCACCACGGCGACCGAGCTCGGTCATCCAGACTCGCCGCCGACCTTTATTTTCTTCGGCGGAAATCATGAGAAGCCGCTTGAAGAGGTGCAGCCCGCCTTCCCGGAAGGGATGACGAGCGAGAAGCCGGACGTCAAGCCGACGGCGACATCTTCCGGCCGCCGCACGGCGCTGGCGAATTGGCTTGCAAGCCCGAGCAACCCTCTCACGGCGCGCGTCTTCGTCAATCGCATTTGGAACCAGTATTTCGGCAAGGGCGTCGTCGCGACCGTCTCGGATTTCGGCAAGGCGGGAGACAAGCCGACCAATCCGGAATTGCTCGACTATCTCGCCGACCGTTTCGTCAAGGACGGATGGAGCGTCAAGAAACTCCACCGCGATATCCTGCTCTCTTCGACCTATCGCCAATCCTCCGACTATCGGGAAGAGGTCGCCAAGGTCGATCCGGAGAACAAGCTTCTCGCCGTGTTCCCGCGCAAACGCCTGGAGGCCGAAGAGATTCGCGACTCGATCCTGCTGGCGTCGGCGAAGCTCAATGGCGAGGTCGGCGGCCCGAGCGTCTTCCCGCCGCTCCCCTCAAATCTCTCGGGGGGAAATAATTTCAACGCCGATCCGGCCTGGACCACGTCGAAAGATCCCAAAGACTACACCCGTCGAAGCATTTACATCTTCACCCGCCGCAGCCTGCCCTATCCGCTGCTCGAGACGTTCGACATGGCGAACGCGCAGCAGATTCACAGCAAACGCGACGTGACGACGACTCCGCTTCAAGCGCTGACTCTCTACAACAGCGATCAGGTGTTTCAGTGGTCGCAGGCGCTGGCCGGACGCGTCATCAACGAAGCAGGCGCCGATGAATCCGCGCGCATCGACCGGCTCTACCAGATCCTCTTCTCGCGCAAGGCGACCGAAGTGGAGAAGGAGGCGCTTCGCGGCTTCCTCGATCAGCACCAGAAGACGATTGCTCAGAAAGGGGAGGACGGGAAGCTGTCGATCGCCCTTCCGATCGGCGCCAAGGAAAGACCGACGGATCCGCTCCGCGCCGCCGCCTTTGTCGATCTCGTGCATACGGTCGTGAACTCCAACGACTTCGTCTACCGTTTCTAA
- a CDS encoding plastocyanin/azurin family copper-binding protein, producing MKSLLLSRRLSLTIGLAALAASPSALAEPAPTQINIEHYAFGPPELTVKAGEKVSFVNNDQIPHSVVVQAPNGETFRSKEQLDEGEAFNVVFSTAGEAAYFCDLHPGMRGKITVTK from the coding sequence ATGAAGTCTCTTTTGCTGTCGAGGCGCCTAAGCCTCACAATCGGACTGGCGGCTCTTGCCGCCAGTCCGTCCGCCCTCGCCGAGCCCGCGCCGACTCAAATCAACATCGAGCACTATGCGTTCGGACCACCCGAACTGACGGTCAAAGCCGGAGAAAAAGTTTCGTTCGTCAACAACGATCAGATCCCCCATTCCGTCGTCGTCCAGGCGCCCAATGGGGAAACATTTCGCTCCAAGGAGCAACTGGACGAAGGCGAAGCCTTCAATGTCGTGTTTTCGACGGCGGGGGAGGCCGCGTATTTTTGCGACCTGCATCCGGGGATGAGAGGAAAAATCACGGTGACGAAATGA
- a CDS encoding helix-turn-helix domain-containing protein, with amino-acid sequence MPKEPEYRRPAADNALAATVADRLKKLIAKNGRSFERLADLSGIDPKDLLGIERGAITPTINHLWRIAHALGIPFGSLVAAGTRDVRVIRSDQRHSVASHDGNFQTRPLFPYSGPRAAEFYEVVLAPHHRQSVEAHAPGTKENLVVSKGAVEVSIGREAPQTLEEGDAIDFLADVPHSYRNLGSVPAIVYLVMSYEPCPCDGSA; translated from the coding sequence ATGCCTAAAGAGCCTGAATATCGCCGGCCCGCAGCCGACAACGCCCTCGCCGCGACTGTCGCCGATCGACTCAAAAAGCTGATCGCCAAGAACGGCCGGTCATTCGAAAGATTGGCGGATCTCAGCGGCATCGATCCGAAAGATCTGCTGGGGATCGAGCGAGGCGCGATCACGCCCACGATCAACCATTTGTGGCGTATCGCCCATGCGCTCGGCATTCCGTTCGGCTCGCTCGTCGCGGCGGGAACACGCGACGTCCGCGTCATAAGGAGCGATCAGCGCCATAGCGTCGCCTCCCATGACGGCAATTTTCAAACGCGCCCGCTTTTTCCCTATAGCGGGCCGCGCGCCGCCGAATTTTACGAGGTCGTGCTCGCGCCGCATCATCGGCAGAGCGTCGAAGCCCATGCGCCTGGCACGAAAGAAAATCTCGTCGTTTCGAAGGGCGCCGTTGAAGTGTCGATAGGCCGCGAGGCGCCGCAAACCCTCGAGGAAGGAGACGCGATCGATTTCCTTGCCGACGTGCCCCACAGCTATCGGAACCTCGGATCGGTCCCAGCCATTGTCTATCTGGTCATGTCGTATGAGCCGTGTCCATGCGACGGCTCCGCGTAA
- a CDS encoding tyrosine-type recombinase/integrase, whose amino-acid sequence MPKLTKRLIDGLAASGDRLIIWDSEIKGFGLLALPTGVRSFIIQYRNESGRQRRLTLGRYGVITADEARKAARDTLASVSKGADPVGQRQAQRSAPLVSNMLDRYLSDHVDVHNSARMAESARLSIEKHILPRLGSLRVVSVTRQDVLKLHRAMEATPRQANLTLAVLSKAFSLAELWGLRPDESNPCRKVPRYPESARERFLSNEELSRLGAVLRAAESPGLPWAERDGAKAKHLAKAENRVTPISPRALAAIRLLLFTGARLSEILELKWEHVDFEAGAIALPNRKGGVRRAHPVSSIALTVLADLPREEGAPWVLPAPLDAKKSLSKSVVENAWQRIRSCAGVPDVRLHDLRHTVGTFASQAGVNAFHVRDLLRHSNIAVTARYANRDSDPIRAVSEDVGARIKAGLENKPAGEIVGFSRKPKTG is encoded by the coding sequence ATGCCGAAGCTCACCAAGCGACTGATTGACGGGCTGGCGGCGTCCGGCGACCGCCTAATCATCTGGGATTCCGAGATAAAGGGCTTTGGCTTGCTTGCTCTGCCGACGGGCGTTCGATCGTTCATCATCCAGTATCGGAACGAATCGGGCCGGCAGCGGCGTCTCACGCTCGGGCGCTACGGCGTCATCACCGCGGACGAGGCGCGCAAGGCGGCGCGCGACACTCTGGCGAGCGTGTCGAAGGGAGCGGACCCCGTGGGGCAGCGTCAGGCGCAGCGCTCCGCCCCACTCGTTTCAAATATGCTCGACCGCTATCTGAGCGACCATGTCGACGTCCACAACTCGGCGCGTATGGCGGAAAGCGCCCGCCTCTCCATCGAAAAGCACATTTTGCCGCGGCTGGGCTCGCTGCGGGTCGTCAGCGTGACCAGGCAGGACGTGCTCAAGCTGCATCGGGCGATGGAGGCGACGCCGCGGCAGGCAAATTTGACGCTGGCGGTGCTCTCGAAAGCCTTCAGCCTCGCCGAGCTGTGGGGGCTTCGGCCCGACGAGTCCAATCCCTGCCGAAAAGTGCCGCGCTATCCTGAAAGCGCGCGCGAGCGTTTCTTATCCAATGAGGAGCTAAGTCGTCTCGGCGCTGTGCTCAGAGCGGCGGAATCTCCCGGCCTGCCATGGGCGGAGAGAGACGGCGCCAAAGCCAAGCACCTGGCCAAAGCGGAAAACAGGGTCACTCCCATCAGTCCCCGCGCTCTTGCGGCGATCCGTCTGTTGCTATTCACGGGCGCGCGGCTTTCTGAAATCCTCGAGCTCAAATGGGAGCATGTCGACTTCGAGGCCGGGGCCATCGCCTTGCCAAATCGCAAGGGCGGCGTTCGCCGGGCGCATCCAGTCAGTAGCATCGCGCTTACCGTCCTCGCGGATCTGCCGAGGGAAGAAGGGGCGCCCTGGGTTCTTCCCGCGCCATTGGACGCAAAGAAGAGCCTCTCCAAATCAGTTGTCGAAAACGCTTGGCAGCGTATCCGATCCTGCGCGGGCGTCCCGGATGTGCGATTGCACGACTTGCGCCATACCGTCGGCACCTTCGCCTCTCAGGCGGGAGTGAACGCTTTCCATGTGCGCGACCTACTGCGTCACTCGAATATCGCCGTGACGGCGCGTTATGCGAACCGCGATAGCGATCCGATTCGGGCGGTCTCGGAGGATGTCGGCGCAAGGATCAAGGCGGGGCTGGAGAATAAACCAGCTGGAGAAATTGTCGGTTTTTCGCGAAAGCCGAAAACTGGTTGA
- a CDS encoding phage tail tape measure protein produces the protein MAVKSLKSELQISATDKTADTFSRIAGKMRGLESTATAVSRRMDSVTRGMSAAYIAQTTRAAQHAAVAARMSNIAPVLAGAGFGAKLRAINARLAGIGDRASDFASAALPGTAGMALGMGGAALSGLAVGGAATYGLKQAMSFDKAMADVKKKVTLDAGATFADVEAMINKTSRDIGISREDMAALAAQAGQAGIAYKDLSGFMQLAAKASSAWDVPAKEAAQTLSEIKAQTGWTNKELEAYADKVNYLGDISAAAEKDISAMWAKTSAGAKEAGVAYDDAMVALTAMRSVGMQEDVASRAFGQLSSRLRTASSQNKGFNAAIKSLGFTPAGIEKAMQKDAMGTIMTVMDRLGKNKDSVKLAVGLGGKEWWDEFLRIKAALPEMQRLLTALKSGKAGGSLSQSLATDLATTSKHLERFGALTSEIGDRLTRWALPTINEQLERTLKAFDSAQKTGFLAGPDGKPIDRLADKTPVPFGADNRALFLKGPQPFSTSLVPTLPTLPTWVSAAESAIADSPANIIGNWQKLQMAADRFDAEKNAPVAARAYGVDRARSGILGFGLGGPQSPMTPVAKLEGAANISLTIRVEAERGSIVRDVVQEVKATGALRNDNNNGVTMLP, from the coding sequence ATGGCGGTCAAGAGCCTCAAATCTGAACTTCAGATCTCCGCCACGGACAAGACCGCCGACACCTTTTCCCGCATCGCGGGGAAGATGCGCGGCCTGGAAAGCACGGCGACGGCGGTCTCGCGGCGCATGGACAGTGTCACGCGGGGGATGAGCGCAGCCTATATTGCGCAAACTACTCGCGCGGCGCAGCACGCCGCCGTCGCGGCGAGGATGTCTAATATTGCGCCCGTCTTGGCAGGCGCTGGCTTCGGCGCAAAGCTTCGCGCCATCAATGCGCGCCTGGCAGGCATCGGCGACAGGGCATCCGACTTCGCGTCTGCAGCTCTTCCGGGAACAGCGGGCATGGCGCTTGGCATGGGCGGCGCGGCTCTCTCCGGATTAGCCGTCGGCGGCGCTGCAACTTACGGATTGAAGCAGGCCATGTCTTTCGACAAGGCGATGGCGGACGTGAAGAAGAAGGTGACTCTCGACGCGGGCGCCACCTTCGCCGACGTCGAAGCGATGATCAACAAGACCTCGCGGGATATCGGCATATCCCGCGAGGACATGGCGGCGCTGGCGGCGCAAGCGGGCCAGGCCGGAATCGCCTACAAGGATCTCTCCGGCTTCATGCAGCTCGCCGCGAAGGCGTCGTCCGCCTGGGACGTGCCCGCCAAAGAGGCCGCGCAGACGCTTTCGGAGATCAAAGCGCAAACGGGATGGACGAACAAAGAACTTGAGGCCTATGCAGACAAGGTGAACTATCTCGGCGATATTTCGGCGGCCGCGGAGAAGGACATCTCCGCCATGTGGGCGAAGACGAGCGCTGGCGCCAAAGAGGCGGGCGTCGCCTATGACGACGCCATGGTCGCTTTGACCGCCATGCGCAGCGTCGGAATGCAGGAGGACGTCGCCTCCCGCGCGTTCGGCCAGCTCTCGTCGCGCCTGCGCACCGCATCGTCTCAAAACAAGGGTTTCAATGCAGCGATAAAGTCGCTCGGGTTCACGCCTGCTGGCATCGAGAAGGCGATGCAAAAGGACGCCATGGGCACGATCATGACCGTCATGGACCGTCTCGGAAAAAACAAGGATTCCGTGAAGCTTGCCGTCGGTCTGGGCGGCAAGGAATGGTGGGACGAGTTCCTGCGCATCAAAGCGGCGCTGCCGGAAATGCAGCGGCTTCTGACAGCGCTGAAGAGCGGGAAGGCTGGCGGCTCGCTTTCACAGAGCCTCGCCACAGACCTCGCGACGACGTCGAAGCATCTCGAACGGTTTGGCGCACTCACCTCCGAGATCGGCGACAGGCTCACACGTTGGGCGCTGCCGACGATCAATGAGCAGCTCGAGCGGACGTTGAAGGCGTTCGACTCCGCACAGAAAACCGGCTTCCTTGCAGGTCCTGACGGCAAGCCGATTGATCGGCTTGCGGACAAGACGCCTGTCCCATTTGGCGCTGATAATCGAGCGCTCTTCCTGAAGGGCCCCCAGCCGTTCTCGACGTCACTTGTGCCGACTCTGCCTACGCTTCCGACGTGGGTTTCTGCGGCGGAAAGCGCGATTGCGGACAGTCCTGCGAACATCATTGGAAATTGGCAGAAGCTCCAGATGGCGGCTGATCGCTTCGACGCCGAGAAGAATGCTCCCGTAGCGGCCAGGGCTTATGGAGTGGACAGGGCGAGATCCGGCATTCTCGGCTTTGGCCTGGGCGGGCCACAAAGCCCTATGACGCCAGTCGCAAAACTCGAAGGCGCGGCCAATATCAGCCTGACCATTCGAGTTGAAGCTGAGCGAGGCTCAATTGTTCGCGACGTGGTGCAGGAAGTGAAAGCGACTGGCGCGCTGCGCAACGACAACAACAACGGCGTAACAATGCTGCCGTGA